The following proteins come from a genomic window of Erpetoichthys calabaricus chromosome 18, fErpCal1.3, whole genome shotgun sequence:
- the si:dkey-32e6.3 gene encoding uncharacterized protein si:dkey-32e6.3 isoform X1: MSGLATGPIQQLNPPEQDTERCKRKHSDSCQDCGPSSSSARHKGLNCSPAREIAEPKRRKLVLHFDLNNTIVVSDAATKQDTVKALDYFLSTVTWGRLDKEGRWEWLSDLPSLLPPCPGAVSYYYQFGRVPAFTESADGVQFRRILEYHLSLLEWHGEEDKVLSVSAEDGKVYHWILPAFFQLLQALSSQHREFAILFRTFGTDLPRVLVSMQKVLKEGGHPLFCDIQSSHVSLTITPGRIRCSKNNVKLTRGNDKVISRGDDRRLYQYFSSLQGIGGFQDHFDWWVRNSFSSLGGKPVWIDPYDPDVQHIFIDDNIRLNDADTIVNPKVFIDKESHLTRTAPTSEFYNVNLVQTDLLMAISNQNYFIDCIRACEENYEKYLQESDN; encoded by the exons ATGTCAGGTTTAGCCACTGGTCCCATTCAGCAGCTTAATCCACCAGAGCAGGACACTGAGCGCTGTAAGAGAAAACACAGCGACTCTTGCCAAGATTGTGGGCCTTCCTCCAGTTCAGCAAGACACAAAGGACTCAACTGTTCACCTGCTAGAGAAATAGCAGAACCTAAAAGAAGAAAGCTTGTCTTACACTTTGATTTAAATAACACTATTGTGGTCTCTGATGCTGCCACAAAGCAAGACACAGTGAAGGCTCTGGACTACTTTTTGTCCACTGTCACATGGGGCAGATTGGATAAAGAAG gCAGATGGGAATGGCTGAGCGATTTACCTTCTCTCCTTCCGCCATGCCCAGGGGCAGTTTCCTACTACTACCAATTTGGGCGTGTACCAGCTTTCACCGAGTCTGCTGATGGTGTACAGTTCAGGAGAATTCTTGAGTATCATCTGTCACTGCTGGAGTGGCATGGTGAGGAAGACAAGGTGCTGTCCGTAAGTGCAGAAGATGGCAAGGTATATCACTGGATTCTGCCTGCTTTCTTCCAGCTGCTACAGGCATTGAGCTCACAGCACAGAGAGTTTGCCATCCTGTTCAGAACGTTTGGCACAGATTTGCCACGTGTCTTAGTTTCAATGCAGAAGGTGTTGAAGGAAGGGGGCCATCCACTATTCTGTGATATTCAATCATCACAT gTATCTTTAACTATAACCCCTGGTCGCATACGCTGTAGCAAGAATAATGTGAAACTTACGAGAGGAAATGATAAAGTTATTTCAAGGGGAGATGACAGGAGGTTGTACCAGTATTTCAGTTCTCTGCAAGGGATTGGAGGATTTCAGGATCATTTTGATTG GTGGGTACGCAACAGCTTTTCAAGTTTGGGGGGTAAGCCAGTTTGGATTGACCCCTATGATCCTGATGTACAGCACATTTTTATTGATGATAATATTCGACTGAATGATGCAGATACAATTGTCAATCCAAAG GTATTTATTGATAAAGAAAGTCACCTGACACGTACAGCCCCAACTTCAGAGTTCTACAATGTTAACCTTGTTCAGACTGACCTCTTGATGGCCATTTCTAACCAAAACTACTTCATTGATTGTATCAGAGCTTGTGAAGAGAACTATGAAAAATACCTCCAAGAATCAGATAACTAG
- the si:dkey-32e6.3 gene encoding uncharacterized protein si:dkey-32e6.3 isoform X2 yields the protein MSGLATGPIQQLNPPEQDTERCKRKHSDSCQDCGPSSSSARHKGLNCSPAREIAEPKRRKLVLHFDLNNTIVVSDAATKQDTVKALDYFLSTVTWGRLDKEGRWEWLSDLPSLLPPCPGAVSYYYQFGRVPAFTESADGVQFRRILEYHLSLLEWHGEEDKVLSVSAEDGKVSLTITPGRIRCSKNNVKLTRGNDKVISRGDDRRLYQYFSSLQGIGGFQDHFDWWVRNSFSSLGGKPVWIDPYDPDVQHIFIDDNIRLNDADTIVNPKVFIDKESHLTRTAPTSEFYNVNLVQTDLLMAISNQNYFIDCIRACEENYEKYLQESDN from the exons ATGTCAGGTTTAGCCACTGGTCCCATTCAGCAGCTTAATCCACCAGAGCAGGACACTGAGCGCTGTAAGAGAAAACACAGCGACTCTTGCCAAGATTGTGGGCCTTCCTCCAGTTCAGCAAGACACAAAGGACTCAACTGTTCACCTGCTAGAGAAATAGCAGAACCTAAAAGAAGAAAGCTTGTCTTACACTTTGATTTAAATAACACTATTGTGGTCTCTGATGCTGCCACAAAGCAAGACACAGTGAAGGCTCTGGACTACTTTTTGTCCACTGTCACATGGGGCAGATTGGATAAAGAAG gCAGATGGGAATGGCTGAGCGATTTACCTTCTCTCCTTCCGCCATGCCCAGGGGCAGTTTCCTACTACTACCAATTTGGGCGTGTACCAGCTTTCACCGAGTCTGCTGATGGTGTACAGTTCAGGAGAATTCTTGAGTATCATCTGTCACTGCTGGAGTGGCATGGTGAGGAAGACAAGGTGCTGTCCGTAAGTGCAGAAGATGGCAAG gTATCTTTAACTATAACCCCTGGTCGCATACGCTGTAGCAAGAATAATGTGAAACTTACGAGAGGAAATGATAAAGTTATTTCAAGGGGAGATGACAGGAGGTTGTACCAGTATTTCAGTTCTCTGCAAGGGATTGGAGGATTTCAGGATCATTTTGATTG GTGGGTACGCAACAGCTTTTCAAGTTTGGGGGGTAAGCCAGTTTGGATTGACCCCTATGATCCTGATGTACAGCACATTTTTATTGATGATAATATTCGACTGAATGATGCAGATACAATTGTCAATCCAAAG GTATTTATTGATAAAGAAAGTCACCTGACACGTACAGCCCCAACTTCAGAGTTCTACAATGTTAACCTTGTTCAGACTGACCTCTTGATGGCCATTTCTAACCAAAACTACTTCATTGATTGTATCAGAGCTTGTGAAGAGAACTATGAAAAATACCTCCAAGAATCAGATAACTAG